Proteins from a single region of Campylobacter sputorum:
- a CDS encoding DUF4492 domain-containing protein, with protein MLIQKIIKFYLDGFKSMRLGKTLWLVILIKLFVIVFILKIFFFSNTINTKFHNKEDKINFIYENITKEIK; from the coding sequence ATGCTAATACAAAAAATTATCAAGTTCTATTTAGATGGATTTAAAAGTATGAGACTAGGCAAAACGCTTTGGCTTGTTATACTTATAAAACTTTTTGTTATAGTTTTTATTTTAAAAATCTTCTTTTTTTCTAATACGATAAATACGAAATTTCATAACAAAGAAGATAAAATAAATTTTATTTATGAAAATATCACAAAGGAAATAAAATGA
- the ciaB gene encoding invasion protein CiaB, translating to MNNYKELLNLVNENNKKLNGLYDDLDSDIIKKALEICKFSGEKSQKIAILRRIVDLKPDPLLIELKKVHKDNQRVLKYRDEMYEFTAQIHTNLHEELIEKINKANILDDFNLNLLKSVHNIGIIFNEMQKKWQEIVVDKNSELFSKIQNPYEFIKENELYQISNDGLACDRSYGVALFKNENVKFVPYSIFFGEFNLEEAFDEIIHNLNKSSKTPEHASYVKYFEKLKEAFLQTDNDKVISSWQEAEIAWMDVKGDLQVGHPLEYYEDAYTHAVALEWDIRLKESSSFEENKFKKEILESFDKVYKNINAQNPKMYQNVVSNIDKTQLYISTPMIYYGAEMNGLFSAQVVPNDEFVSNKCGKKIFAFVNFVYESSKAKPFMKLSSIIFEKKFLDYGREILFKKPEIWRKVYEVSTIGHEFGHIFFIDNDTENSMNKKGLFKLIEEYKATTGGLVNFFFHEKDELKMPVFNELIRRSVGLIAWQKVDEVKPYYCEGLIHLSLLFESKTLSFENNKLVVDFSNSSYEKFKSLCLQNYTTLAKTYYEKIDASEFLNKFCILENGVYLPINKNAKEFVIYYAKLYDEIGNEVDENSSKQEWL from the coding sequence ATGAATAATTATAAAGAATTACTAAATTTAGTAAATGAAAACAACAAAAAATTAAATGGTTTATATGATGATTTAGATAGTGATATCATAAAAAAAGCTCTTGAAATTTGTAAATTTAGTGGTGAAAAATCTCAAAAAATTGCTATATTAAGACGCATAGTTGATCTAAAACCAGATCCGCTTTTAATAGAACTAAAAAAAGTCCATAAAGACAATCAAAGAGTTTTAAAATATCGAGATGAAATGTATGAATTTACTGCACAAATTCATACTAATTTGCACGAAGAGTTAATTGAGAAAATTAATAAAGCAAATATACTAGATGATTTTAATTTAAATTTACTGAAAAGTGTTCATAATATCGGCATAATATTTAATGAAATGCAAAAAAAATGGCAAGAAATCGTAGTAGATAAAAATAGCGAATTGTTTTCCAAAATTCAAAATCCTTACGAATTTATAAAAGAAAATGAACTTTATCAAATTTCAAATGATGGCTTAGCTTGTGATAGAAGCTATGGTGTTGCTTTATTTAAAAACGAGAATGTAAAATTTGTGCCATATTCTATATTTTTTGGTGAGTTTAATCTAGAAGAAGCTTTTGACGAGATTATACACAATCTAAACAAATCTAGCAAAACCCCAGAGCATGCAAGTTATGTAAAATATTTTGAAAAATTAAAAGAAGCATTTTTACAAACAGACAATGACAAAGTTATATCATCATGGCAAGAAGCAGAGATTGCTTGGATGGATGTAAAAGGTGATTTGCAAGTTGGACATCCGCTTGAATACTACGAAGATGCTTATACTCATGCAGTTGCTCTAGAATGGGATATAAGATTAAAAGAAAGTTCATCTTTTGAAGAAAATAAATTTAAAAAAGAAATTCTAGAAAGTTTTGATAAAGTTTATAAAAATATAAACGCACAAAATCCAAAAATGTATCAAAATGTAGTTTCAAATATAGATAAAACACAACTTTACATCTCAACTCCGATGATTTATTACGGAGCTGAAATGAACGGACTTTTTAGTGCTCAAGTTGTTCCAAATGATGAGTTTGTTAGCAATAAATGTGGTAAAAAAATATTTGCTTTTGTAAATTTTGTATATGAAAGTTCAAAAGCAAAACCATTTATGAAACTAAGCTCAATAATATTTGAAAAAAAATTTTTAGATTATGGAAGAGAAATTTTATTTAAAAAGCCTGAAATTTGGCGAAAAGTTTATGAAGTAAGTACGATAGGACACGAATTTGGGCATATATTTTTCATAGATAATGACACAGAAAATTCTATGAATAAAAAAGGTCTTTTTAAACTTATCGAAGAGTATAAAGCAACAACTGGCGGACTAGTAAATTTCTTTTTTCACGAAAAAGACGAATTAAAAATGCCAGTATTTAATGAACTTATAAGAAGAAGTGTTGGTCTAATAGCATGGCAAAAAGTCGATGAAGTTAAGCCTTATTACTGCGAAGGTTTAATTCATCTAAGTTTACTTTTTGAAAGTAAGACATTAAGCTTTGAAAATAATAAACTTGTAGTTGATTTCAGCAATAGCTCTTATGAAAAATTTAAAAGCTTATGTTTGCAAAACTATACAACTTTAGCTAAAACCTACTATGAAAAAATTGATGCAAGCGAGTTTTTAAATAAATTTTGCATATTAGAAAATGGGGTATATCTACCGATAAATAAAAATGCAAAGGAATTTGTTATTTATTATGCTAAACTTTACGATGAGATTGGCAACGAAGTTGATGAAAACTCATCAAAGCAAGAGTGGTTATAA
- the abiEi gene encoding type IV toxin-antitoxin system AbiEi family antitoxin, protein MTIKEMINVLDRLDREFKMPFISINQLSLFFPNEDKKTLRVSLARQVKSGIIVRICRGLYCNPRSKNMPNNMLEGIACLIRDRNEFYLSLESVLSDNGIISQIPNRLTFISKSRSETFHTPYGIIEFCKGKISDIFENNEIYLDKSRGIYVAKPNRAIKDAYLHRRSVDLIHEQKKKNASCFDEYDLQIANNIINTCYWGNTNYTPEYIMENINNKFFAKKIFSAILENSKSMAKDLTIINKNYVKEFIKEWQHKSINFNKERLRLRIDALFNAYIDSSYQLRDKRWN, encoded by the coding sequence ATGACAATCAAAGAGATGATTAATGTTTTAGATAGGCTTGATAGAGAGTTTAAAATGCCTTTTATCAGCATTAATCAATTAAGTTTATTTTTTCCAAACGAAGATAAAAAAACCCTTAGAGTATCTTTGGCTAGGCAAGTAAAAAGTGGAATTATTGTGCGTATTTGTAGAGGACTTTATTGTAATCCTAGAAGTAAAAATATGCCAAACAATATGCTAGAGGGTATAGCTTGTTTGATTAGAGATAGAAATGAATTTTACTTGAGCTTAGAAAGCGTCTTAAGCGACAATGGTATTATTTCACAAATTCCAAACAGGCTAACATTTATCTCAAAAAGCAGAAGTGAAACGTTTCATACGCCTTATGGCATTATTGAATTTTGCAAAGGTAAAATTTCTGATATATTTGAAAATAATGAAATTTACCTAGATAAGTCAAGAGGGATTTATGTAGCAAAACCAAATCGTGCTATAAAAGATGCTTATTTGCATAGACGCTCTGTCGATTTAATCCATGAACAAAAAAAGAAAAATGCTTCTTGCTTTGATGAGTATGATTTACAAATCGCGAATAATATTATTAACACTTGTTATTGGGGCAACACAAACTATACCCCTGAATATATAATGGAAAATATTAATAATAAATTTTTTGCCAAAAAAATTTTTTCAGCTATTTTAGAAAATTCAAAATCTATGGCAAAAGATTTAACAATCATAAATAAAAACTATGTGAAAGAATTTATTAAAGAGTGGCAACATAAATCTATAAATTTTAACAAAGAAAGACTAAGATTAAGAATTGATGCCCTTTTTAACGCTTACATAGATAGCTCGTATCAATTAAGGGATAAGAGATGGAATTAA
- a CDS encoding nucleotidyl transferase AbiEii/AbiGii toxin family protein, with protein MELKQYYEKLYQAQDRILQLLAKSSCYLYLTGGTALHRFILQGTRYSDDIDLFTANRSVAGKDDMSNFVKFLKNNGVAFDVLTDVPNFKRLIVKENNLKIDIVHDTTEHIGNFNNINGVLVDNVENILANKYDAVLSREQSRDLFDIYTIIKQCDVNLIKSMENLNKKSASEPEIICARIKSFPKEMIDIMDIKVKDSSFLKDFIDNYKTIFDDFFDIKNLSNKPKIHRR; from the coding sequence ATGGAATTAAAACAATATTATGAAAAATTATATCAAGCACAAGATAGGATATTACAGCTACTTGCAAAAAGCTCTTGCTATTTATATCTAACAGGTGGCACAGCACTTCATAGATTTATTTTGCAAGGAACAAGATACTCAGACGACATAGATTTATTTACAGCAAATAGAAGTGTTGCCGGAAAAGACGATATGTCAAATTTCGTCAAATTTTTAAAAAACAATGGCGTTGCTTTTGATGTTTTAACCGATGTGCCAAACTTTAAAAGATTGATAGTTAAAGAAAATAATCTCAAAATAGATATAGTTCACGACACTACAGAGCATATAGGTAATTTTAATAATATCAATGGTGTTTTAGTTGATAATGTGGAAAATATTTTGGCAAATAAGTATGATGCCGTATTATCAAGAGAACAAAGTAGAGATTTGTTTGATATTTATACCATAATAAAGCAATGCGATGTTAATCTTATAAAAAGTATGGAAAATTTAAACAAAAAAAGTGCTAGTGAGCCTGAAATTATATGTGCTAGAATAAAAAGCTTTCCAAAAGAAATGATAGATATTATGGATATAAAAGTAAAAGATAGTAGTTTTTTAAAGGATTTTATAGATAATTACAAAACTATATTTGATGACTTTTTTGATATAAAAAATTTATCAAATAAACCAAAAATCCATAGGCGATAA
- a CDS encoding threonine/serine ThrE exporter family protein translates to MKQNILELTNFLADYASTMISVGSYNSRVSRCVKRIAAYYGYDASIFVLLKHISISVTDIDDYENRRTYVKDITQHSINLSMISELSALSWSIKDENLTLNEAKKIYKEILKTKGTKFGLSIIFISAAFGAFCKLFGGDFWSIFFVIIGTMAGVSIRHFLNKKNMDIRVTYIICSFTSSFIAYLATDFDLSKTPTPAISASILYLFPGIVILNSMFDILDRNVLIGISRAVNAAILILCMSVGIYITLGISNLGLL, encoded by the coding sequence ATGAAACAAAATATATTAGAACTTACAAATTTTCTTGCAGATTATGCATCTACAATGATATCAGTTGGTAGTTATAACTCAAGAGTTAGTAGATGTGTAAAAAGAATAGCCGCGTATTACGGATATGACGCATCTATATTTGTTCTTTTAAAGCACATATCTATAAGTGTAACAGATATAGATGATTACGAAAATAGAAGAACTTATGTAAAAGATATAACCCAACATTCTATAAATTTAAGTATGATATCAGAACTTAGTGCATTAAGTTGGTCTATAAAAGATGAAAATCTTACTCTTAATGAAGCTAAAAAAATATATAAAGAAATCTTAAAAACAAAAGGTACTAAGTTTGGGCTTTCTATAATTTTTATAAGTGCGGCATTTGGCGCATTTTGTAAACTTTTTGGCGGGGATTTTTGGAGTATATTTTTTGTAATAATTGGCACAATGGCTGGTGTTAGTATAAGACATTTTTTAAATAAGAAAAATATGGATATAAGAGTAACATACATAATCTGCTCTTTTACATCATCCTTTATTGCCTATTTAGCGACAGATTTTGATCTAAGCAAAACACCTACACCCGCAATTAGCGCTAGCATACTCTATCTTTTTCCTGGTATTGTAATACTAAATTCAATGTTTGATATACTTGATCGAAATGTACTTATAGGTATAAGTAGAGCTGTGAATGCAGCTATTTTAATACTATGTATGAGTGTTGGAATTTACATAACTTTAGGCATTTCAAATTTGGGATTATTATGA
- a CDS encoding threonine/serine exporter family protein, giving the protein MSLTTFIIDVIFAAIAGLGFSYANNPPKRILLYCALLGGLGYALRLTLLETNILNYAGATLVGSISIGLFAVYFAKKLKTPIEVIAFPSLLPMIPGIQAYKTILAIFIFMRSKDENEKIHYLLEIFDNAYTAISIIFALATGISIVLLIFYEKSFVMTRNGHFREKYKDILGR; this is encoded by the coding sequence ATGAGTTTAACTACTTTTATAATAGATGTCATTTTTGCAGCTATTGCGGGTCTTGGTTTTTCTTATGCAAACAATCCACCAAAAAGAATACTTTTATATTGTGCTTTGCTTGGTGGACTTGGATACGCACTAAGACTTACGCTGCTAGAAACCAATATACTAAATTATGCAGGTGCGACGCTAGTTGGTTCAATTAGTATTGGTTTATTTGCTGTATATTTTGCAAAAAAACTAAAAACACCGATAGAAGTTATAGCTTTTCCATCGCTTTTACCAATGATTCCTGGAATTCAAGCATATAAAACAATACTTGCAATATTTATATTTATGCGCTCAAAAGACGAAAATGAAAAAATCCATTATCTTTTAGAAATTTTTGACAACGCATATACAGCAATTTCTATAATCTTCGCGCTAGCTACTGGTATTTCCATAGTTTTGCTTATATTTTATGAAAAATCTTTTGTGATGACAAGAAATGGACATTTTAGAGAAAAATATAAAGATATATTAGGAAGATAA
- a CDS encoding YbgC/FadM family acyl-CoA thioesterase — MKIRIYYEDTDAGGIVYHANYIKFCERARSECFLKENLAPFTKDGFFVVSQINAKYISPAKFGDTIEITTKVKEIKKASCIIEHKIYKIASIKECSLNEILFEAQIKLAFVNNGKPSKIPENIFNFISTKLI, encoded by the coding sequence ATGAAAATACGAATATATTATGAAGATACTGATGCTGGCGGCATTGTTTATCATGCAAATTATATAAAATTTTGCGAAAGAGCAAGAAGTGAGTGTTTCTTAAAAGAAAATTTAGCTCCTTTTACAAAAGATGGTTTTTTTGTAGTTAGCCAAATAAATGCAAAATACATATCTCCGGCTAAATTTGGCGATACTATAGAAATAACAACCAAAGTAAAAGAGATCAAAAAAGCAAGTTGCATAATAGAGCATAAAATTTACAAAATAGCATCTATAAAAGAATGTAGTTTAAATGAAATTTTATTTGAAGCACAAATAAAATTAGCTTTTGTAAATAACGGAAAACCTAGCAAAATACCTGAAAATATTTTTAATTTTATATCAACAAAACTGATATAA
- a CDS encoding uracil-DNA glycosylase — MLRKLYYYKAFGFKYINENMLKDGSFKTSFLNSTSISKIKSQVLNCSLCTLCKSRKNALFSFGSKNAKVFFVSDSPSIADDLGGELFSGKSGKFFLDCLKKTIGDEEFYFSNIIKCKISGDEVPNIEYFQKCSPYIMQEIDIIAPKIIVTLGSLAFNLITNDFGESVNFDSLRGSVFKFKNTLLMPTYSPYWIITNPSKMDEFMVDLNKIKEFI, encoded by the coding sequence ATGCTTAGAAAGTTGTATTATTATAAGGCGTTTGGCTTTAAGTATATAAATGAAAATATGCTAAAAGATGGAAGTTTTAAAACTTCTTTTTTAAATTCTACTAGTATATCAAAGATAAAATCTCAAGTGTTAAATTGCTCTTTATGCACACTTTGTAAAAGTAGAAAAAACGCTCTTTTTTCTTTTGGTTCAAAAAATGCCAAAGTTTTTTTTGTATCAGATTCCCCAAGTATTGCGGATGATTTAGGGGGCGAGCTTTTTAGTGGGAAAAGCGGAAAATTTTTTTTAGATTGTTTAAAAAAAACAATTGGAGATGAAGAATTTTATTTTTCAAATATCATAAAATGCAAAATAAGTGGCGATGAAGTGCCAAATATAGAGTATTTTCAGAAGTGCAGTCCATACATTATGCAAGAAATTGATATAATAGCTCCAAAAATAATAGTTACTTTAGGCTCTTTAGCTTTTAATCTTATAACAAATGATTTTGGAGAGAGTGTAAATTTTGATAGTTTAAGGGGAAGTGTTTTTAAATTTAAAAACACTTTATTGATGCCTACATATTCGCCTTATTGGATTATAACAAATCCAAGCAAGATGGATGAATTTATGGTAGATTTAAATAAAATTAAAGAGTTTATATGA
- the dapB gene encoding 4-hydroxy-tetrahydrodipicolinate reductase, whose protein sequence is MINIGIHGGSGKMGTMIFECLKNSTKAKVSSIYTIEPLNYEPKCVITDDFKTFFENCNVVIDFTIKDGAINLLNYARTNPKPICMGTTGLGEDGENLLKTASNMMPILYATNMSLGVAITNKLAYLASKTLRDFDIEITEMHHHHKKDAPSGTALTLAKNVANARNLNLKDVMVTGRNGMVGERSKDEIAVMSLRGGDIVGKHTIGFYNDGEFIEISHTATSRATFANGAIKAALWVSEQKNGLYTINDCLGI, encoded by the coding sequence ATGATAAACATTGGTATCCACGGCGGTAGTGGAAAGATGGGGACAATGATTTTTGAATGCCTAAAAAATAGCACTAAGGCAAAAGTTAGCTCTATTTACACTATAGAACCACTAAATTATGAGCCAAAGTGTGTAATAACGGATGATTTTAAAACTTTTTTTGAAAATTGCAATGTTGTAATTGATTTTACAATAAAAGATGGTGCTATAAATTTACTAAATTACGCAAGAACAAATCCAAAACCAATTTGCATGGGTACAACTGGACTTGGAGAAGATGGAGAAAACTTGCTTAAAACAGCAAGCAATATGATGCCAATTTTATATGCTACAAATATGAGTTTAGGCGTAGCAATAACGAATAAACTTGCATATCTCGCCTCTAAAACATTAAGAGACTTTGATATAGAAATAACAGAAATGCATCATCATCATAAAAAAGACGCACCAAGTGGCACAGCATTAACACTTGCAAAAAATGTAGCAAATGCAAGAAATTTAAATTTAAAAGATGTTATGGTTACAGGTCGAAACGGAATGGTTGGAGAGAGAAGTAAAGACGAAATAGCTGTTATGTCTTTAAGGGGTGGCGATATAGTTGGAAAGCACACCATTGGATTTTATAACGATGGCGAATTTATAGAAATTTCTCACACAGCAACAAGTAGAGCGACATTTGCAAATGGTGCTATAAAAGCTGCACTTTGGGTAAGTGAGCAAAAAAATGGTCTTTATACCATAAATGATTGTTTGGGGATATAA
- the purF gene encoding amidophosphoribosyltransferase: MCAIVGVINSNHASKTAYYALFAMQHRGQEATGISANNNHHITTIKNKGLVTDVFNQENINKLVGKMAIGHNRYSTAGGESYADAQPVFANYSLGEISIVHNGNLTNKDEIRNALINEGSIFQSHMDTENILHLIARSKENHLQERIVEAINKIVGAYCLLIMSRSKLFAIRDRHGVRPLSIGRLKDGGYIVASETCAFDLVGAKFIRDVKPGEMIIFEEGCDKFKSIQLFEETDPRICAFEYIYFARPDSIIDGKNVYETRIKLGKTLAKKSKIDADLVIPVPDSGVPAALGYSQESGIRFEMAIVRNHYVGRTFIEPTQAMRNLKVKLKLNPMTSVLKDKKIVVIDDSIVRGTTSKKIVELLRQAGAKEIHMRIAAPEIKFPDVYGIDTPTKEELISANMNKDEVCKYIGSDSLEFLEIDELINALGNERKYSLLSFDGNYFIK; this comes from the coding sequence ATGTGTGCAATAGTTGGAGTAATAAACTCAAATCACGCATCAAAAACAGCCTATTACGCTCTTTTTGCTATGCAACATAGAGGACAAGAAGCAACAGGTATTAGTGCAAACAATAACCATCACATAACTACTATAAAAAATAAAGGTCTAGTAACTGATGTTTTTAATCAAGAAAATATAAATAAACTAGTCGGTAAAATGGCTATCGGACACAATAGATACAGCACTGCAGGAGGTGAATCTTATGCTGATGCTCAACCTGTGTTTGCAAACTATTCTTTGGGCGAAATTTCAATTGTTCATAATGGAAATTTAACAAACAAAGATGAAATTAGAAATGCTCTTATTAACGAAGGTTCGATATTTCAATCACATATGGATACAGAAAACATACTTCATCTTATAGCAAGAAGCAAGGAAAATCATCTGCAAGAACGCATAGTTGAAGCTATAAACAAAATCGTAGGTGCGTATTGTCTTCTTATAATGAGTAGATCAAAACTTTTTGCAATTAGAGATAGGCACGGCGTTAGACCACTTAGCATAGGAAGATTAAAAGATGGCGGATACATAGTAGCTAGCGAAACTTGTGCATTTGATTTAGTTGGAGCTAAATTTATAAGAGATGTAAAACCAGGAGAAATGATTATATTTGAAGAAGGATGTGACAAATTTAAAAGTATCCAGCTTTTTGAGGAAACAGATCCTAGAATATGTGCTTTTGAGTATATTTATTTTGCAAGACCTGATAGCATAATAGATGGCAAAAATGTTTATGAAACAAGAATTAAACTTGGCAAAACACTTGCTAAAAAATCTAAAATTGACGCAGATCTTGTAATACCTGTTCCAGATAGTGGCGTTCCAGCTGCACTTGGATATTCTCAAGAAAGTGGCATAAGATTTGAAATGGCAATCGTTAGAAATCACTATGTTGGAAGAACATTTATAGAACCAACACAAGCTATGAGAAATTTAAAAGTAAAACTAAAGCTAAATCCTATGACTTCAGTTTTAAAAGATAAAAAAATTGTAGTAATAGACGATAGCATAGTAAGAGGAACAACATCTAAAAAAATAGTTGAACTTTTAAGACAAGCTGGAGCAAAAGAGATACATATGAGAATTGCTGCACCTGAGATAAAATTTCCAGATGTTTATGGTATAGATACACCTACAAAAGAAGAGTTAATAAGTGCAAATATGAATAAAGATGAGGTTTGTAAATATATAGGTTCAGATAGTTTAGAATTTTTAGAGATAGATGAGCTAATAAATGCTTTAGGAAATGAAAGAAAATACTCGCTTTTGAGTTTTGATGGGAATTATTTTATCAAATAA
- a CDS encoding AAA family ATPase — MIERLYIKDCLAFNEVDLKFSSGLNVFTGVSGAGKSVLFNALLGVFGLKDSEAKLAEANVDYKFDMVEFGLENDEINSFKMLKDKSVRFFINSQLVSKKNVASIAKEHIKYLNAKENGEFENDKLLEVLDAICMKKDLKYKEILANFKVNYEEYSKILKELNKIELEESKIEELKEFAKFEISKIDEISPKIGEYDELMEIKKKLSKKDKIIEFWNRAENIFNYESAVVEALRLSDKDSAFFEDSMNELRNIKESLNLNELDDIDIEHILDRIELLSSLNRRYGSIEEALNVLKKRKQELAHYEDISFEKENLQKKLKSVKNVVDELALEISKARKSSLDEFVSILNDFLLKLYMNEVSVSIEQKELDNSGFDEVLIEHSGVDIKKLSSGETNRLRLAFIALRCVVTKKGDGVILLDEIDANLSGKEAMSIANVLNELSRFYQIFAISHQPQLSSRAHTHFVVEKNGEISSVYEIKDDEKAKELARMISGENISKEAMDFATKMLNEK, encoded by the coding sequence ATGATTGAGAGATTGTATATAAAAGATTGTTTAGCATTTAATGAAGTTGATCTTAAATTTAGTAGTGGCTTAAATGTTTTTACAGGCGTAAGCGGTGCTGGAAAGTCTGTTCTTTTTAATGCACTTTTAGGTGTATTTGGCCTAAAAGATAGTGAAGCAAAATTAGCTGAAGCAAATGTTGATTATAAATTTGATATGGTGGAATTTGGATTAGAAAATGATGAAATAAACTCTTTTAAGATGTTAAAAGATAAAAGCGTGAGATTTTTTATAAACTCACAACTTGTTTCAAAAAAAAATGTAGCTAGCATTGCAAAAGAACATATAAAATATCTAAATGCTAAAGAAAATGGCGAATTTGAAAATGACAAATTGCTCGAAGTTTTAGACGCTATTTGTATGAAAAAAGACTTAAAATACAAAGAAATTTTAGCAAATTTTAAAGTAAATTACGAAGAGTATTCAAAAATTTTAAAAGAGCTAAATAAGATAGAACTTGAAGAAAGCAAAATAGAAGAGTTGAAAGAATTTGCTAAATTTGAGATATCTAAGATAGATGAAATTTCTCCAAAGATAGGCGAATATGATGAATTGATGGAAATCAAAAAAAAGCTTAGTAAAAAAGATAAGATAATAGAGTTTTGGAATAGGGCTGAGAACATTTTTAATTACGAAAGTGCTGTTGTTGAAGCACTTAGATTAAGTGACAAAGACAGCGCATTTTTTGAAGATAGTATGAATGAGCTTAGAAACATTAAAGAGAGTTTAAATTTAAATGAACTTGATGATATTGATATAGAGCATATTTTAGATAGGATTGAGTTATTAAGCTCATTAAATCGCAGATATGGAAGTATAGAAGAAGCTTTAAATGTGCTTAAAAAACGAAAACAAGAGTTGGCTCATTATGAAGACATTAGTTTTGAAAAAGAAAATCTTCAAAAAAAATTAAAGAGTGTAAAAAATGTAGTTGATGAGTTGGCACTAGAAATTTCTAAAGCAAGAAAATCTAGTTTAGATGAGTTTGTAAGTATTTTAAATGATTTTTTATTAAAGCTTTATATGAATGAAGTTAGCGTAAGTATAGAGCAAAAAGAGCTTGATAATAGTGGTTTTGATGAGGTTTTGATAGAGCATAGTGGTGTTGATATAAAAAAACTTAGCAGTGGTGAAACAAATCGTTTAAGGCTTGCTTTTATAGCCCTTAGATGCGTTGTTACAAAAAAGGGAGATGGCGTAATTTTGCTTGATGAAATAGATGCAAATTTAAGTGGAAAAGAAGCTATGAGCATAGCAAATGTGCTAAATGAACTATCTCGTTTTTATCAGATTTTTGCAATCTCTCATCAGCCGCAACTTTCAAGTAGAGCACATACGCATTTTGTTGTAGAAAAAAATGGCGAAATTTCAAGCGTTTATGAGATAAAAGATGATGAAAAAGCAAAAGAGTTAGCTAGGATGATAAGTGGTGAGAATATAAGTAAAGAAGCTATGGATTTTGCTACAAAAATGCTTAATGAGAAGTAG
- a CDS encoding NAD(+) kinase, whose amino-acid sequence MEKEKINHKNIKNIGIVAKNHENIKQNIHHISQILNLYGVNIILETESAKLLNLKGQSLLKLAKTCDMIISLGGDGTLLGVCRKIVDFNTPIIGIYAGNLGFLTDVNMANTKEFFADFFDGKFEIQRPYLLDINLKKDEKILNKIAFNDVVLVRSKIKSIAKIEAFLHDKHFNSYFGDGVIVSSPIGSTAYNMSAGGSIIYPLCNVFSITPICSHSLTQRSLILPKDAEISFKSRDNVVVVIDGQDVYEMSDYDEVIVKLSDKRVNLIKSVKTDYFDILKEKLRWGHND is encoded by the coding sequence ATGGAAAAAGAAAAAATTAATCATAAAAATATAAAAAATATTGGCATTGTTGCAAAAAATCATGAAAATATAAAACAAAATATACATCATATTTCACAAATTTTAAATTTATATGGGGTAAATATTATACTTGAAACCGAGAGTGCAAAATTATTAAATTTAAAAGGACAAAGTTTATTAAAACTAGCTAAAACTTGTGATATGATAATCTCTCTTGGTGGCGATGGAACGCTACTTGGCGTTTGTAGAAAAATAGTAGATTTTAATACGCCAATTATCGGAATTTACGCTGGAAATTTAGGTTTTTTAACAGATGTTAATATGGCAAATACAAAAGAATTTTTTGCTGATTTTTTTGATGGTAAATTTGAAATACAACGTCCATATTTACTTGATATTAATTTAAAAAAAGATGAAAAAATCCTAAATAAAATTGCATTTAATGATGTAGTTTTAGTTCGCTCAAAGATAAAATCCATAGCAAAAATCGAAGCTTTTTTGCACGATAAGCATTTCAATTCATATTTTGGCGATGGAGTGATAGTAAGTTCTCCTATAGGTTCAACTGCGTATAATATGAGTGCTGGAGGATCTATAATTTATCCACTTTGTAATGTTTTTAGTATCACGCCAATATGTTCTCACTCGCTAACTCAACGCTCTTTAATACTGCCAAAAGATGCAGAAATTTCGTTTAAAAGTAGAGATAATGTCGTTGTTGTAATAGACGGTCAAGATGTTTATGAGATGAGTGATTATGACGAGGTTATTGTTAAATTAAGTGATAAAAGAGTAAATTTAATAAAAAGCGTTAAAACTGATTATTTTGATATTTTAAAAGAAAAGCTAAGATGGGGTCATAATGATTGA